In Burkholderia gladioli, a genomic segment contains:
- a CDS encoding virB8 family protein — protein sequence MSSDRDYRRALDFEVSVTHLQERSERRAWYVAATSVVVAILCATALAVMIPFYRLVPLPIEVDRLTGEAQVIDVLDAKHIPMRDIEDKHWVEMYVRSRERYDWGLLQMDYDRVLDMSDDRVARDYRAIYGGPDALDRQLGANAQRRIRILSTTLVPDEPGHAVVHIERTTWKNGIDNAEAPQRFVITLAFTYRPSVFTRERTAIENPFGFRVTAYSRDPEYTPAASSPASQSVPGGVS from the coding sequence ATGAGCAGTGACCGTGACTATCGTCGGGCGCTCGATTTCGAGGTGTCGGTCACGCACCTGCAGGAGCGGTCCGAACGTCGGGCATGGTACGTGGCCGCGACCTCGGTCGTGGTGGCCATCCTGTGTGCAACCGCATTGGCTGTGATGATCCCCTTCTATCGGCTCGTGCCACTGCCGATAGAAGTTGACCGGCTGACGGGCGAAGCGCAGGTGATCGACGTGCTCGACGCGAAGCACATCCCTATGCGCGACATCGAGGACAAGCACTGGGTCGAAATGTACGTGCGCTCGCGCGAGCGTTACGACTGGGGCCTGCTGCAGATGGACTACGACCGCGTGCTCGACATGAGCGACGACCGGGTCGCGCGTGATTACCGGGCGATCTACGGCGGACCGGACGCGCTGGACCGGCAGCTCGGGGCAAATGCACAGCGGCGCATCCGCATCCTCTCGACGACGCTTGTGCCGGATGAACCGGGGCATGCCGTCGTGCATATCGAGCGCACGACGTGGAAGAACGGGATCGATAACGCGGAGGCGCCGCAGCGTTTCGTCATCACGCTGGCCTTCACGTACCGGCCATCCGTCTTTACGCGCGAGCGCACGGCGATTGAAAACCCGTTCGGCTTCAGGGTGACGGCCTACAGTCGCGATCCCGAATACACCCCTGCCGCGTCATCGCCGGCGTCACAGTCGGTCCCGGGAGGTGTGTCATGA
- a CDS encoding type IV secretion system protein, producing the protein MTTSHVRRVLIAGAIAATGCLSSVVRAQGIPVYDAQNVVQAIATVGQLKEEVQQELQLYQSLSGTRGFGSLMSNPVLSNSLPSNWQSVYTAIQNGGYAGLTGGGQTLRSASGIYNCEDQSGIDQQVCQRALNKPFQDKAFGTQAYQTELQELDQIQGLMQQIDVTQDQKGISELQARIQIESTAVGNEMTKLQLFRMLADSEDRLIAGQQQELVLKRAGNTARLQDQMVPASFGN; encoded by the coding sequence ATGACCACCTCACATGTACGGCGCGTTCTGATAGCAGGCGCAATCGCCGCGACCGGTTGCCTGTCTTCCGTCGTTCGTGCCCAGGGGATTCCGGTGTATGACGCACAGAACGTCGTGCAGGCGATCGCGACTGTCGGGCAACTGAAGGAGGAAGTGCAGCAGGAGCTCCAGCTGTATCAGTCGCTCAGTGGCACCCGTGGATTTGGGTCCCTGATGAGCAATCCGGTTCTGTCAAACTCGCTGCCGTCGAACTGGCAGTCCGTCTATACGGCGATCCAGAACGGGGGATATGCGGGTCTCACCGGCGGTGGGCAGACGCTGCGTTCGGCGAGCGGGATCTACAACTGCGAGGACCAGAGTGGCATCGACCAGCAGGTCTGCCAGCGCGCGCTCAACAAGCCGTTCCAGGACAAGGCATTCGGCACACAGGCGTACCAGACCGAACTCCAGGAACTCGACCAGATCCAGGGTTTGATGCAGCAGATCGATGTGACGCAGGACCAGAAGGGCATTTCGGAACTGCAGGCTCGCATCCAGATTGAGAGCACGGCCGTCGGCAACGAGATGACCAAGCTGCAGCTCTTCAGGATGCTCGCCGATTCCGAAGACCGGCTGATTGCCGGGCAGCAGCAGGAGCTCGTCCTCAAGCGCGCCGGCAATACCGCACGGTTGCAGGACCAGATGGTGCCCGCAAGCTTTGGGAACTGA
- a CDS encoding PriCT-2 domain-containing protein translates to MNARYLSEEERARAALATIPADDYATWVDMAFALKQGFGEAGFDIWDEWSRTAHNYSERAARVTWRSAGESGGKTLASLFWLAQQQGFDVRASRAAMDPVDRPRVPLARPSVDQARQQGRLEARVRARQAAVAREALAIWKWARPVGPGHPYLERKQVRAVPTLRELEAEELNALLGYAPRSVGEPLAGRVLVVPVRIGETLSTLELIDAEGRKSALAGGAKSGGCWVVEPGQFREGAVTPILIGEGVATALAVWQATGWFSVAALSSGNLRPVAAMWRGRYPEAEIAVLADLGAGYEHAKQAASGTSSLLAEPHFAPEARIAGEMPTDFDDMTVLSGSRAVGELLRESLYEAPGRAVVGAEVSGQAMAADGSDDALKEGEMGNVKEKLVGDAEASGRRRISRRRAANQDAPEPASQENPAPAARQAQSEPPEQDRRETEAPNAEPPPALVPYAPVRRQVGEPLYGLDEVPGEIKALAQHRFGAQIRMATPRENGGPYRGEVFNTEHYLIQEVSTRSVVFHAKANVEFVSDRLRWMDENQRLNGAEVQIGYDGTRGKVYPWDRARDLLERTVASLKKSAREVGFGNELDATLDQLQGVSWTRVREARAAALAQSKERAGREQGEGQQR, encoded by the coding sequence ATGAATGCCCGGTACCTGAGTGAAGAGGAGCGTGCGCGCGCGGCGCTGGCCACGATTCCAGCCGATGACTACGCGACGTGGGTCGACATGGCCTTCGCGCTCAAGCAGGGATTCGGCGAGGCGGGCTTCGACATCTGGGACGAATGGAGTCGCACCGCCCACAACTATAGCGAACGTGCGGCGCGAGTGACGTGGCGCTCGGCCGGCGAGTCGGGCGGCAAGACACTCGCGTCGCTCTTCTGGCTCGCGCAGCAGCAGGGCTTCGATGTCAGGGCGTCGCGTGCGGCGATGGACCCGGTGGACCGACCGCGCGTGCCATTAGCGCGTCCGTCCGTGGACCAGGCGCGGCAGCAGGGCAGGCTCGAGGCGCGGGTGCGCGCGCGACAGGCTGCCGTGGCGCGGGAGGCACTGGCGATCTGGAAGTGGGCACGGCCGGTGGGGCCCGGACATCCGTATCTCGAACGCAAGCAGGTCAGGGCGGTCCCCACGCTGCGCGAACTCGAGGCCGAGGAGCTGAATGCGCTGCTCGGATATGCGCCGCGCAGTGTCGGGGAGCCGCTCGCCGGCCGCGTGCTGGTGGTGCCGGTCCGCATCGGCGAGACCCTCTCGACGCTGGAACTGATCGACGCCGAAGGACGCAAGTCTGCGCTGGCGGGTGGTGCCAAGTCGGGCGGCTGCTGGGTGGTTGAACCGGGCCAGTTTCGCGAGGGTGCGGTTACGCCCATCCTGATCGGCGAAGGGGTGGCAACGGCACTGGCAGTGTGGCAGGCGACCGGCTGGTTCAGCGTCGCGGCCCTGTCGAGTGGCAACCTGCGGCCAGTGGCAGCGATGTGGCGCGGCCGTTACCCTGAAGCGGAGATCGCGGTGCTCGCCGATCTCGGTGCCGGGTATGAACATGCGAAGCAGGCCGCGTCCGGCACGTCCTCGCTGCTGGCGGAACCGCACTTTGCGCCAGAGGCCCGCATTGCCGGCGAGATGCCGACTGACTTCGACGACATGACCGTGCTATCTGGATCCCGTGCCGTTGGTGAGCTTTTACGGGAGTCACTGTACGAGGCGCCAGGACGGGCGGTTGTGGGTGCGGAAGTGTCTGGGCAGGCCATGGCTGCAGACGGATCGGACGATGCACTGAAGGAGGGTGAAATGGGTAACGTGAAAGAGAAACTCGTGGGTGACGCGGAGGCGTCGGGCCGGCGCCGTATCTCGCGTCGCCGGGCGGCGAATCAGGACGCGCCAGAACCGGCGTCGCAGGAAAACCCGGCGCCGGCAGCCAGGCAGGCACAGTCCGAGCCGCCGGAACAGGACCGGCGCGAGACCGAGGCGCCAAACGCGGAGCCTCCACCAGCGCTTGTGCCGTATGCGCCGGTGCGCCGTCAGGTGGGCGAGCCACTGTATGGACTCGACGAGGTGCCGGGCGAGATCAAGGCGCTGGCCCAGCATCGTTTCGGCGCGCAGATCCGCATGGCGACGCCCCGCGAGAACGGTGGTCCGTACCGTGGCGAGGTGTTCAACACCGAGCACTACCTGATCCAGGAAGTGTCGACGCGTAGCGTGGTGTTCCACGCGAAGGCGAACGTGGAGTTCGTCTCGGACCGGCTGCGGTGGATGGACGAAAACCAGCGCCTCAATGGGGCGGAGGTGCAGATCGGCTACGACGGCACCCGCGGGAAGGTGTATCCGTGGGACCGTGCGCGCGATCTGCTTGAGCGCACGGTTGCATCCCTGAAGAAGTCCGCACGCGAGGTCGGTTTCGGCAACGAGCTCGATGCGACACTCGACCAGTTGCAGGGCGTGTCATGGACGCGGGTGAGGGAAGCACGGGCAGCCGCCCTCGCGCAGTCGAAGGAACGCGCCGGCCGCGAACAGGGTGAAGGGCAGCAACGCTGA
- the virB10 gene encoding type IV secretion system protein VirB10: MNEETPRNGIAPKVVAGGDPAKVTETINGDLANQPADRGMPELGQQGGRPRAWWLAPLVVVAVVIGGAVWTMHGFLERHDAAEKARRDAVQDQPSPGRVFSDGTVAASAVAAVPGSPVTASAAASAPVVAATPRTPVRTAPVRSYYDAPLLATGSTGGSNGPANAAAELAASTPGASPGATAVTVGPPQGSSPLAQALTPTVTPKARAGFLGNRSLVLAEGAKIDCVGDTAFDSTEAGISTCTVTKNVYSDDGHVVLIERGSQVNSEYRSNLAPGQKRVFILSARIKTPEGVTVETDSPAADALGRMGVGGYVNNHWSERIGAAMLLGMTQDAIGYFATRGGNSNGPVVFENTQQQGNDMASRVLDSTINIPPTLSQNQGAEFTIVVARDLDFSAVYALDPEGSR; this comes from the coding sequence ATGAATGAGGAAACGCCGCGCAATGGGATTGCGCCCAAGGTTGTGGCCGGGGGCGACCCCGCAAAGGTCACAGAAACCATAAACGGCGACCTTGCAAACCAGCCAGCCGATCGTGGCATGCCGGAGCTGGGGCAGCAGGGTGGTCGGCCCCGTGCCTGGTGGCTTGCGCCGCTGGTTGTCGTGGCGGTTGTGATCGGCGGAGCGGTCTGGACGATGCACGGGTTTCTCGAGCGGCACGATGCGGCTGAGAAGGCCAGACGGGATGCCGTGCAGGACCAGCCGTCCCCGGGGCGGGTGTTCAGCGACGGGACCGTAGCGGCATCAGCAGTTGCCGCAGTGCCAGGCAGCCCGGTCACAGCGAGTGCCGCCGCGTCGGCCCCCGTTGTCGCGGCGACGCCCCGCACTCCTGTCCGTACCGCGCCGGTTCGCAGCTATTACGATGCGCCGCTGCTCGCCACCGGAAGCACAGGCGGAAGCAATGGTCCTGCCAATGCAGCGGCGGAGCTTGCCGCATCAACACCGGGCGCTTCGCCGGGCGCGACTGCTGTGACGGTCGGCCCGCCCCAGGGCAGCAGTCCGCTTGCCCAGGCGCTGACGCCGACCGTGACACCGAAAGCGCGCGCAGGCTTTCTCGGCAACCGCAGTCTTGTTCTTGCAGAAGGCGCCAAGATCGACTGCGTGGGAGATACCGCGTTCGATTCGACCGAGGCGGGTATCTCGACCTGCACGGTGACGAAGAACGTCTATTCGGATGACGGCCATGTGGTCCTGATTGAACGGGGTTCGCAGGTCAACAGCGAGTACCGCTCGAACCTGGCACCTGGACAGAAGCGGGTGTTCATCCTGTCGGCCCGCATCAAGACCCCCGAAGGGGTGACGGTCGAGACCGATTCGCCGGCCGCGGACGCGCTCGGACGCATGGGCGTGGGCGGCTATGTGAACAACCATTGGAGCGAACGGATTGGCGCGGCCATGCTGCTCGGCATGACGCAGGACGCGATCGGCTATTTCGCGACGCGTGGCGGCAACAGCAACGGCCCGGTGGTGTTCGAGAACACGCAGCAGCAGGGCAATGACATGGCCTCGCGAGTACTCGACAGCACGATCAACATCCCGCCCACGCTGTCGCAGAACCAGGGGGCCGAGTTCACGATCGTCGTCGCGCGGGACCTGGACTTCAGTGCGGTCTATGCGCTCGATCCGGAGGGCTCGCGATGA
- a CDS encoding TrbG/VirB9 family P-type conjugative transfer protein has product MKLDNLVRTVVLATALAALCGGARAYDVPGWSGDPRVRQVVYRQDEVVRVIAQRGFATHIALDPAEHILVVAPGDRDGWQVVANRGEHDVYLKPQLAAHDTNLEIRTDRRSYSFDLVVLPLRARFANDEEMYRITFVYPDRQAAKTKAADDAALVRARLDQPPVVRNTAYSMQVMPHSEDIAPTAAWDDGRFTYIRIPNNRRIPAIFRVAGNDSESVVDRHMEDDVIVVHELARRFVLRLGDEVVGLWNDAFDVDGVPPADGTTVSGVKRVLRSDGHE; this is encoded by the coding sequence ATGAAACTGGACAACCTGGTGAGAACCGTTGTGCTGGCGACCGCACTGGCAGCGCTCTGCGGTGGCGCCCGCGCGTACGACGTGCCCGGCTGGTCCGGCGACCCGCGTGTGCGGCAGGTCGTGTACCGGCAGGACGAGGTGGTGCGAGTCATCGCGCAGCGCGGTTTCGCCACGCACATTGCGCTCGACCCGGCCGAGCACATTCTCGTCGTGGCCCCCGGCGACCGGGACGGATGGCAGGTGGTTGCAAACCGGGGTGAGCACGACGTCTACCTCAAGCCCCAGCTCGCCGCTCACGACACGAACCTCGAGATCCGCACCGACCGGCGCAGCTACAGCTTTGACCTGGTGGTGCTGCCGCTCAGGGCCCGGTTCGCCAATGACGAGGAGATGTATCGCATCACTTTCGTGTACCCCGACAGGCAGGCGGCAAAGACGAAAGCTGCCGATGATGCCGCCCTCGTACGCGCGCGCCTGGACCAGCCGCCGGTGGTGCGCAATACCGCCTACTCGATGCAGGTGATGCCGCACTCGGAGGATATCGCGCCTACTGCGGCGTGGGATGACGGGCGCTTCACCTATATCCGCATTCCCAACAACCGGCGTATCCCTGCGATCTTCCGCGTGGCCGGCAACGACAGCGAAAGCGTCGTCGACCGGCACATGGAAGACGACGTGATCGTCGTGCATGAGCTCGCGCGACGTTTCGTGCTGCGTCTCGGTGACGAGGTGGTCGGTCTGTGGAACGACGCGTTCGACGTGGACGGAGTACCGCCTGCGGATGGCACAACGGTGAGCGGTGTGAAGCGTGTTCTGCGGAGCGACGGCCATGAATGA
- the virB11 gene encoding P-type DNA transfer ATPase VirB11 has protein sequence MKAQAHILSDAPVSADAPLPRLAEDASVRELMRPFAGLLDDPTVTELVINRPQRVLIETHLGWHVHDCADLDFERLMSFAVAIATLTNQEVSALHPVLSALLPGDARIQIVIPPVVPPRTVSVTIRRPSSREKTLDAYAGEALFAHTRWRRPAGLDEAMPALRPLDRELARCLEARDLPAFFERAVRGRLNLAIVGNTGSGKTSFMKTLCRYIPATERIVTIEDVRELFIRHIENCVHLIYSKGGHAQARVTPADLIASTMRMRPDRVLLAELRGSEAYDFLKLLTTGHAGSITSYHASSAPVAIERFALMAKEHPEASTWDDAALRRLLFMTIDVVAHMEATAVFDESGEQTGRRWSMTEVWFDPLRRHQADFR, from the coding sequence ATGAAGGCGCAGGCCCACATCCTGAGCGACGCACCTGTGTCAGCCGATGCCCCACTGCCGAGGCTGGCAGAGGACGCGTCGGTACGCGAGCTCATGCGGCCGTTCGCGGGGCTGCTCGATGACCCGACGGTCACGGAACTGGTGATCAACCGGCCGCAACGCGTGCTGATCGAAACCCATCTCGGATGGCATGTCCACGACTGCGCAGACCTTGATTTCGAGCGCCTGATGTCGTTCGCGGTCGCGATTGCCACGCTCACGAACCAGGAGGTCTCGGCGCTGCATCCGGTGCTCTCCGCGCTGCTGCCAGGTGATGCGCGCATCCAGATCGTGATCCCGCCGGTGGTACCTCCGCGTACCGTGTCGGTGACGATCCGCCGTCCCTCTTCGCGCGAGAAAACGCTCGATGCGTATGCTGGCGAGGCCCTGTTCGCGCACACTAGGTGGCGCCGCCCGGCTGGACTTGATGAGGCGATGCCGGCGCTACGGCCTCTCGATCGCGAACTCGCCAGGTGCCTCGAAGCGCGTGATTTGCCGGCCTTCTTCGAGCGGGCGGTGCGCGGGCGGCTGAACCTCGCGATCGTGGGCAACACCGGCTCGGGCAAGACGAGCTTCATGAAGACGCTGTGCCGGTACATTCCGGCCACCGAGCGCATCGTGACGATCGAGGATGTGCGCGAACTCTTCATCCGCCACATCGAGAACTGCGTCCACCTCATCTACAGCAAGGGTGGTCACGCTCAGGCGCGGGTGACGCCCGCGGACCTGATCGCCAGCACGATGCGCATGCGCCCCGACCGCGTGCTGCTCGCCGAACTGCGCGGCAGCGAGGCGTACGACTTCCTGAAGCTCCTGACCACGGGCCATGCGGGGTCAATCACGAGCTATCACGCGTCGAGCGCCCCGGTCGCGATCGAGCGGTTCGCGCTGATGGCGAAGGAACATCCGGAGGCTTCGACGTGGGATGACGCGGCACTGCGCCGGCTGCTCTTCATGACGATCGATGTGGTGGCGCACATGGAAGCCACTGCCGTTTTCGATGAGTCAGGGGAGCAGACGGGCCGGCGATGGTCGATGACGGAAGTCTGGTTCGATCCGCTGCGTCGCCATCAGGCGGATTTCCGGTGA
- a CDS encoding type IV secretion system protein: MSGLFTAVGGTLENGMSTYVTGVSSALSSALVPVVTTALTIWIIVYGFAVVRGEAHESVPAFAWRGMKVAIMLAFALGAGIYQSQVVTAVEGATAGLAQTIQTAAANAGAGNAGCGTVSGASVTGTSASSIYRTLDCYDRQIDIVMDAYFNKATHEGFSMAGIVAGIGDFLCGLVAALGASVFLIVLAFEVLMARMLLELVLGLGPLFIACGAFSPTTRFFEAWTAKIANYALLQVLIAAFLGMALTAFSADLAPFQVTTSAPDANASSLTAAVHSALDSAASWGAGLGMCVTGLLLATVGWQLPGVASGLAGGATLSGFGAFVAGYTARQALRGVGAVLRFGHGPRRPGGKISDGGGGSGWMPAYQRAAREHLGDQGNDGESAS, encoded by the coding sequence ATGAGCGGCCTTTTCACAGCGGTTGGCGGCACGCTCGAAAACGGCATGTCGACGTACGTCACGGGCGTGTCCTCGGCGCTCTCCAGTGCGCTGGTGCCGGTCGTCACGACGGCGCTTACGATCTGGATCATCGTGTACGGGTTCGCCGTGGTGCGTGGCGAGGCCCATGAGTCGGTACCGGCATTTGCGTGGCGTGGGATGAAGGTGGCCATCATGCTTGCGTTTGCGCTCGGTGCGGGCATCTACCAGTCGCAGGTCGTCACCGCGGTGGAGGGCGCTACCGCAGGCCTGGCCCAGACGATCCAGACTGCGGCCGCGAATGCCGGAGCCGGCAACGCCGGCTGCGGAACGGTGAGTGGCGCCAGCGTGACGGGGACGAGCGCGTCCTCCATTTACCGGACTCTCGACTGCTATGACCGGCAGATCGACATCGTGATGGATGCCTACTTCAACAAGGCGACGCATGAAGGCTTCAGCATGGCGGGCATCGTGGCCGGCATCGGCGATTTCCTTTGCGGGCTGGTAGCCGCGCTCGGTGCCTCGGTCTTCCTGATCGTCCTCGCATTCGAGGTGCTGATGGCGAGGATGCTGCTGGAGCTGGTGCTCGGCCTTGGGCCCCTGTTCATCGCATGTGGCGCATTCAGCCCGACAACCCGGTTCTTCGAGGCATGGACCGCGAAGATTGCGAACTACGCGCTGTTGCAGGTACTCATTGCGGCGTTTCTGGGCATGGCGCTGACCGCGTTCTCCGCAGATCTGGCGCCGTTCCAGGTGACGACCTCGGCACCCGATGCGAATGCCTCCTCGCTGACAGCCGCTGTTCACAGCGCACTCGACAGCGCAGCGTCCTGGGGAGCGGGACTGGGCATGTGCGTCACGGGCCTCCTGCTGGCCACGGTCGGATGGCAACTGCCTGGGGTCGCGTCCGGTCTGGCTGGTGGCGCCACCCTGTCGGGGTTTGGCGCGTTCGTTGCGGGATATACCGCACGCCAGGCGCTTCGCGGCGTCGGTGCCGTCTTGCGCTTCGGGCACGGTCCACGCCGGCCGGGCGGAAAGATTTCGGATGGCGGAGGGGGAAGCGGCTGGATGCCAGCCTACCAGCGTGCGGCCCGCGAGCACCTGGGCGATCAGGGAAACGATGGAGAGTCAGCATCATGA
- a CDS encoding type IV secretory system conjugative DNA transfer family protein, with amino-acid sequence MSTVTTSEAFSGPPLVVGVWRGRYLRFTGQQFVLLAAPARSGKGVGIVVPNLLSYPDSVVVLDIKQENFNLTAGFRRAHGHDVYLFNPFAEDGRTHRYNPLSAISDGVFRVGDILAIGYALYPVGGHDDFWKDQARNLFLGIVLLLCEWRDARRSGDTDVPDHPVTMGEVLRQSSGNGMPVKAYLQQALLQNRRLLTGACVDALNRFLANDDKVLASILATFNAPLTIWANPIVDAATSASDFDLRDVRRRRMSVYVGITPDHLTEAALLVNLVFSQLVNLNTRQLPQDNPELKVQCLMLMDEFTSVGKIHIIARAVAYMAGYNLRLLSIVQSVSQLESVYGRADARTFVTNHAMQIIYAPREQKDANEYSEMLGTFTDRSRSVSRSTAVFGGRGGSSESFSEQRRPLLLPQELKELGREKEIILLENTKPILAGRICYWREPVFTSRLRTAPAIPAMDLVRFIAQVERRVRDVQPDEVDEAGVMHIPPEYLEVLQAWDPRDLPRHLNDMSDGEAAAYAERHFMLLGVPAARVAVAARRLSPSDLDVAELRPSDGTSRRKSARAAGASPTQRGRAASRAGDSSNVVPLHGERR; translated from the coding sequence ATGAGCACGGTGACGACATCAGAAGCATTCAGCGGCCCGCCGCTGGTCGTGGGTGTCTGGCGTGGCCGCTACCTGCGGTTCACTGGCCAGCAGTTCGTGCTGCTTGCGGCGCCGGCACGGTCGGGCAAGGGCGTGGGCATCGTGGTGCCCAACCTGCTGAGTTACCCGGATTCGGTGGTCGTGCTCGATATCAAGCAGGAGAATTTCAACCTCACGGCAGGCTTTCGTCGCGCACACGGCCATGACGTGTACCTGTTCAATCCGTTTGCCGAGGATGGCCGTACGCACCGGTATAACCCGCTCTCGGCGATCTCGGACGGCGTGTTCCGCGTCGGCGATATTCTCGCAATCGGGTACGCGCTGTATCCGGTCGGCGGTCACGACGACTTCTGGAAGGATCAGGCCCGCAACCTGTTTCTCGGGATCGTACTGCTGCTGTGCGAGTGGCGCGATGCGCGCCGCAGCGGCGACACCGATGTGCCCGACCATCCGGTGACCATGGGCGAGGTGCTGCGGCAATCGTCCGGTAACGGCATGCCCGTCAAGGCGTATCTCCAGCAGGCGCTGCTGCAGAACCGGCGGTTGCTCACTGGTGCGTGCGTCGACGCGCTGAACCGCTTTCTTGCGAACGACGACAAGGTCCTGGCGAGCATCCTGGCGACGTTCAATGCGCCGCTGACGATCTGGGCCAATCCGATCGTTGACGCCGCGACGAGCGCCAGTGACTTCGACCTGCGCGACGTGCGCAGACGGCGGATGTCCGTGTATGTCGGCATCACGCCCGACCACCTGACCGAGGCAGCGCTGCTCGTCAACCTCGTGTTCTCGCAACTCGTCAACCTGAACACGCGGCAACTGCCCCAGGACAACCCGGAGCTGAAGGTACAGTGCCTGATGCTGATGGACGAATTCACGTCGGTCGGCAAGATTCACATCATCGCCCGGGCAGTCGCCTACATGGCGGGATACAACCTGCGGCTGCTTTCGATCGTGCAGTCGGTGTCACAGCTTGAGTCGGTTTATGGCCGCGCGGACGCGAGGACCTTCGTCACGAATCACGCAATGCAGATCATCTACGCGCCGCGTGAGCAGAAGGATGCGAACGAATACTCGGAGATGCTCGGCACCTTCACAGACCGCTCACGCAGTGTGAGCCGGTCGACCGCGGTCTTTGGCGGCCGGGGCGGCTCGAGCGAGAGCTTCTCCGAGCAGCGCCGGCCCCTGCTGTTGCCTCAGGAGCTGAAGGAGCTTGGGCGCGAGAAGGAAATCATCCTGCTCGAAAACACGAAGCCGATCCTGGCCGGGCGGATCTGTTACTGGCGCGAGCCGGTCTTTACCTCCCGCCTGCGTACGGCGCCAGCTATCCCGGCGATGGATCTCGTGCGCTTCATCGCCCAGGTCGAGCGGCGCGTGAGGGATGTGCAACCTGACGAAGTGGATGAAGCCGGCGTGATGCACATTCCGCCGGAGTATCTGGAAGTGCTGCAGGCCTGGGATCCGCGCGACCTGCCACGGCATCTTAACGACATGAGCGATGGCGAGGCCGCCGCGTATGCCGAGCGCCATTTCATGCTGCTGGGGGTGCCGGCTGCACGCGTTGCCGTCGCGGCGCGGCGGCTGTCGCCGTCTGATCTCGACGTCGCGGAACTGCGCCCCTCGGACGGCACGTCCAGGCGCAAGTCTGCGCGCGCCGCGGGCGCATCTCCCACCCAGCGCGGGCGAGCTGCATCGCGTGCGGGTGACAGTTCGAATGTCGTGCCGCTTCACGGAGAGCGCCGATGA